A stretch of the Arthrobacter sp. PAMC 25486 genome encodes the following:
- a CDS encoding FadR/GntR family transcriptional regulator has product MARKSLTGVVADDLLDRIVAGEFTPGSLVPGELELSAQHDVSRMTVREAMKTLTAQRILRVERGRGTFVNPLSQWGSLEAVLRVLSEGENGANAAVQLIELRRMLETGACELAASRISDADLLQLRIYVDHMRRAHDSGNVAMFVESDLAFHDIILHAAGNVFVAVLFEPLHRVLENRREETSQVPEIQANAIDMHEAILQSLTSRDPERSRVSMDNHMMQTLRDLKQYVLGWP; this is encoded by the coding sequence ATGGCGCGCAAATCACTGACAGGGGTTGTGGCCGATGACCTCTTGGACAGGATCGTCGCTGGCGAGTTCACCCCCGGATCGCTGGTGCCCGGCGAACTGGAGCTCAGCGCCCAGCACGATGTCAGTCGCATGACCGTGCGGGAGGCGATGAAAACGTTGACGGCGCAACGGATTCTTCGAGTGGAACGCGGCCGGGGCACCTTCGTGAACCCGCTGAGTCAGTGGGGATCGCTGGAAGCTGTCCTTCGCGTCTTGTCCGAAGGTGAAAACGGTGCGAATGCCGCAGTCCAGCTGATTGAACTTCGGCGCATGCTGGAGACCGGAGCGTGTGAGCTCGCGGCCTCACGAATCAGTGATGCGGATCTGCTGCAACTGCGGATCTATGTCGACCACATGCGCAGAGCCCATGACAGCGGCAATGTGGCGATGTTTGTTGAATCGGACCTGGCATTCCATGACATTATCTTGCACGCGGCAGGCAATGTGTTTGTTGCGGTGCTCTTTGAACCTCTGCACCGTGTCCTGGAAAACCGCCGCGAGGAAACCTCCCAGGTGCCCGAGATTCAGGCCAACGCCATTGACATGCACGAAGCGATCCTTCAGTCCCTCACCTCGCGTGACCCTGAACGGTCAAGGGTTTCCATGGACAACCATATGATGCAAACGCTCAGGGACTTGAAGCAATACGTGTTGGGCTGGCCCTGA
- a CDS encoding four-carbon acid sugar kinase family protein produces the protein MVLESDLLSRFPSEVPVAASAVAQRVADSGRILVVLDDDPTGTQSVANLPVLTRWEVEDFSWAYAHLIAGQRPSAVYVLTNTRSLDPAEAAERNRQIVVNALAAAAASGIALGFVSRSDSTLRGHYPLEPDTIAETLREQGAGSVDGVVIVPAFPDAGRITIGGVHYTRADAGTLLPVGETEFAKDATFGFSSSELASYVQEKSKGRFAASQVIVVDLNLLRSGTPEQAALAIADTIELAQDSCPIVADAVTENDLRLLALGLDEAERRGKSLIYRVGPPFVRARIGQEIHAELNAAEIFPESGAADSMATGGLIVVGSHVGVTTRQLHALTEQHRSARTIEINVAELLGTNGGSHLDAVVAQVGAALAVGDVIVHTSRLLVKTDDAAASLKIARTVSAAVVSVVNRTLKATPPRFVIAKGGITSSDVAAHGLEIRHAIVRGPMLPGIVSLWEPVGGPAAGIPYIVFAGNVGDDQSLADVTRKLSSTF, from the coding sequence TTGGTTCTTGAATCAGACTTGCTATCCCGCTTCCCCTCCGAGGTTCCGGTTGCTGCCTCAGCGGTCGCACAGAGGGTGGCCGACTCCGGCCGCATCCTGGTGGTCCTTGACGACGACCCGACCGGCACCCAGTCGGTGGCGAATCTTCCGGTGCTGACCCGCTGGGAAGTTGAGGACTTCAGCTGGGCCTACGCGCACCTGATTGCCGGACAACGGCCCAGCGCCGTCTATGTCCTGACCAACACCCGGAGTTTGGACCCTGCAGAGGCCGCCGAGCGCAACCGCCAGATTGTTGTCAACGCTCTGGCCGCTGCGGCCGCATCCGGTATTGCACTCGGCTTTGTAAGCCGCAGCGATTCCACCCTCCGCGGACACTACCCTTTGGAACCGGACACCATTGCCGAAACCCTTCGGGAGCAGGGCGCTGGGTCCGTTGACGGAGTCGTCATTGTCCCGGCCTTTCCCGATGCCGGCCGAATCACCATCGGCGGCGTCCACTACACCCGCGCCGATGCCGGCACCCTGCTACCCGTCGGCGAAACCGAGTTCGCCAAGGACGCCACCTTTGGTTTTTCCAGTTCTGAACTGGCCAGCTACGTTCAGGAGAAGTCCAAGGGCCGCTTCGCTGCCTCCCAGGTCATCGTCGTTGACCTGAACCTCCTCCGGTCAGGCACTCCCGAGCAGGCCGCCTTGGCCATTGCCGACACCATCGAGCTGGCACAGGACTCCTGCCCGATCGTGGCGGATGCAGTAACTGAAAACGATCTCCGTCTCTTGGCATTGGGCCTTGATGAAGCCGAACGCCGCGGCAAGTCGCTGATCTACCGTGTTGGCCCCCCGTTTGTTCGCGCCCGCATCGGCCAGGAGATCCATGCCGAACTCAATGCTGCGGAGATCTTCCCCGAGTCCGGCGCCGCAGACTCAATGGCAACTGGCGGCCTCATCGTTGTGGGCTCGCATGTTGGCGTCACCACCCGCCAGCTACACGCCCTGACCGAACAGCACCGGTCGGCCCGAACCATTGAAATCAACGTGGCAGAGCTGCTGGGCACCAACGGCGGAAGCCACCTGGACGCCGTCGTCGCACAGGTGGGCGCCGCACTCGCCGTAGGTGACGTGATAGTCCACACCAGCCGCCTGCTTGTCAAGACGGACGACGCCGCAGCGAGCCTTAAGATTGCCCGCACAGTCTCGGCCGCCGTCGTCAGCGTGGTGAACCGGACGCTGAAGGCGACCCCTCCCCGCTTTGTGATCGCCAAGGGCGGCATCACCTCCTCGGACGTGGCGGCACACGGCTTGGAGATCCGCCACGCCATTGTGCGCGGCCCCATGCTCCCCGGCATCGTGTCACTCTGGGAGCCGGTGGGCGGACCCGCTGCGGGCATCCCCTACATTGTCTTTGCCGGCAACGTCGGTGACGACCAGTCACTGGCCGACGTGACGCGAAAGCTCAGCAGCACCTTCTAA
- a CDS encoding NAD(P)-dependent oxidoreductase, whose translation MSENYTVTVLGLGAMGLPMATRLASKLTVHGFDIAEPRLRLAATAGVQTFASARAAADGADALLLAVRNGEQLHEVLFGANGVASAMTRGSVVILTSTVGTEAIPETVARLAEYGVELVDAPLSGGPVRAGEGDLLIVVGATPDARKQAAPVLELLASTLSIVGDKPGDGQALKTVNQLLCGVHIAAAAEALALADAMGLDKAKTLAALEAGAAGSFMLSNRGPRILDAYSEDGAEVLSRLDIFVKDMGIVGKAARAAGLAAPVAAAAEQLYLLGQAQGLAAADDSAVIKVVAPTQRHAG comes from the coding sequence ATGTCTGAAAACTACACCGTCACCGTCCTCGGCTTGGGCGCCATGGGCCTGCCCATGGCCACTCGCCTCGCCAGCAAACTCACCGTCCACGGGTTCGACATTGCCGAACCCCGGCTCCGGCTGGCCGCAACCGCCGGCGTCCAAACATTCGCGTCGGCCCGCGCTGCCGCCGACGGAGCCGATGCGCTGCTGTTGGCTGTGCGCAACGGCGAGCAACTCCATGAGGTCCTCTTCGGCGCCAACGGTGTCGCATCCGCCATGACCCGGGGGTCCGTCGTGATCCTCACCAGCACCGTCGGCACCGAAGCAATTCCGGAAACCGTGGCACGGCTTGCCGAATATGGTGTTGAACTGGTTGACGCCCCCTTGTCAGGCGGCCCCGTCCGCGCCGGCGAGGGCGATCTGTTGATCGTGGTCGGCGCCACCCCCGATGCCCGGAAGCAAGCGGCTCCCGTGCTGGAACTGCTCGCCTCCACACTCTCGATCGTCGGGGACAAACCCGGTGACGGACAGGCGTTGAAAACCGTCAACCAACTCCTGTGCGGTGTGCACATCGCCGCAGCAGCCGAAGCCCTTGCCCTTGCCGACGCCATGGGCTTGGACAAGGCCAAGACCCTTGCCGCTCTGGAAGCGGGCGCAGCCGGCTCCTTCATGCTCTCCAACCGCGGCCCGCGCATCCTTGATGCCTACAGCGAAGACGGTGCCGAGGTCCTGAGCCGGCTCGACATCTTTGTCAAGGACATGGGCATCGTGGGCAAGGCCGCCCGTGCCGCCGGATTGGCGGCCCCCGTGGCCGCAGCCGCCGAACAGCTCTACCTGCTGGGCCAGGCCCAGGGTCTTGCAGCGGCAGATGACTCCGCCGTCATCAAGGTCGTTGCCCCGACCCAGCGCCATGCCGGCTAA
- a CDS encoding TetR/AcrR family transcriptional regulator, whose product MEAPGIDITSPQEMPAGPAAGRVYSGRQPSERTMERHDRLVDAGVEVFGTVGYAGAKIKILCQRAGLSERYFYESFESREQLLTTVYDDLSGRLMHQVVNALQSPSMNLQESVRAGMGAVVNFMLDDPRHARIILVEIVGVSPELEAKRHKSMTAFAAQSMNQLLLLSGIDPEQAQEQMAENPDDAVLATVLDAARLTAVSMVGGVNNMLLDAVLGGTTGNTERIADIALQLICSASIGIRALAVAD is encoded by the coding sequence ATGGAAGCCCCAGGCATCGACATCACCAGCCCACAGGAGATGCCTGCCGGGCCTGCCGCCGGGCGAGTTTATTCGGGACGCCAGCCCTCCGAACGGACCATGGAACGCCACGACCGGCTGGTAGATGCAGGCGTCGAGGTTTTTGGCACTGTGGGCTATGCCGGGGCCAAGATCAAAATCCTGTGTCAGCGGGCAGGCCTCAGCGAGCGGTACTTCTACGAGTCCTTTGAGTCAAGGGAACAGCTGCTCACAACGGTGTACGACGACCTTTCCGGTCGGCTTATGCACCAGGTAGTCAATGCGCTGCAGAGCCCATCCATGAACCTGCAGGAATCCGTCAGGGCGGGCATGGGTGCTGTGGTCAATTTCATGCTGGATGACCCGCGCCATGCACGCATCATCCTCGTGGAGATCGTGGGGGTTTCCCCCGAGCTGGAAGCAAAACGCCATAAGTCGATGACGGCGTTTGCCGCCCAGTCTATGAACCAGCTGCTGCTGCTCAGCGGAATCGACCCCGAGCAGGCGCAGGAACAAATGGCAGAAAACCCGGACGACGCCGTGTTGGCCACGGTCCTGGATGCCGCCCGGCTGACAGCTGTTTCCATGGTCGGCGGCGTCAACAACATGCTCCTTGACGCGGTCCTCGGCGGCACCACCGGCAACACCGAGAGGATCGCGGACATCGCGTTGCAACTCATCTGCAGCGCCTCCATCGGCATCCGTGCACTTGCAGTCGCAGACTGA
- the idi gene encoding isopentenyl-diphosphate Delta-isomerase gives MGEKIELVRLLDDNGVEIGTADKALVHTAQTPLHLAFSCHLFDAQGRTLLTRRALSKLTWPGVWTNSFCGHPAPGESFEDAIIRRAAVELNIPVSNIKPALPGFRYSATDASGIVENEICPVFTAVYEGDGVISPNPDEVSDWGWSDVVDVEEAVAAVPYAFSPWLVQQLSEGVYTGGRLEA, from the coding sequence ATGGGTGAAAAGATTGAACTTGTCAGGCTGCTCGATGACAACGGGGTTGAGATTGGCACGGCCGACAAGGCGCTGGTCCACACGGCACAAACGCCGCTGCATCTGGCTTTTTCCTGCCACCTTTTTGATGCCCAGGGCCGCACGCTGTTGACGCGCCGGGCGCTGTCCAAGCTGACGTGGCCCGGGGTGTGGACCAATTCTTTCTGTGGGCACCCGGCTCCGGGCGAGAGCTTTGAGGACGCGATCATCCGCCGGGCCGCGGTGGAGTTGAACATCCCGGTCAGCAATATCAAACCCGCGCTGCCTGGCTTCCGGTACAGCGCCACGGATGCCTCGGGCATTGTTGAGAACGAGATCTGCCCCGTCTTCACTGCCGTTTATGAGGGCGACGGCGTGATCTCGCCCAATCCCGATGAGGTCAGCGACTGGGGCTGGTCGGATGTGGTGGATGTTGAGGAGGCCGTCGCGGCGGTCCCCTACGCGTTCAGCCCCTGGCTGGTCCAGCAGCTTTCCGAGGGCGTCTACACCGGCGGGCGCCTGGAAGCCTAG
- a CDS encoding GntP family transporter yields MNTLISPMMLRAADAAAIKPTADLGTPLLLTIAAAGVVLLLVMIVRFKIHAFVALLTVSILVAVAARIPLQDIFTVVSTGVGGTMGKVALLIALGAILGRMIEVSGGVQSLADHFTAKLGPTRVAIALTIVGFLVAIPVFFEVGVIVLVPVVYAFAKIANVHPVKFGLPMAGIMLAIHVAVPPHPGIVAGAGVLGADVGLIMIISLLICVPLGFLSYWVSALLNRRSYELLPGVKRIVDEFGSPETLIASHKGSQAPPRPRLIIGLVAAPIVLILLGTVGTLTISKESFWYGFSAFIGNPFFALLVAVGLSFFTLAVRRGWSLQETSDVFEGALPPIASILMIVAGGGIFGTVLQVSGIGAALSKTLDGWGLPILLLGFIISLILRAAQGSATVAIVTTTGLLSSAILAGGYTPAQIAVITIAIGFGSLGLSHVTDAGFWVVVRYYGLTVADGLRTWTVLTTLLGAAGFILTFVAWILVGGLAT; encoded by the coding sequence ATGAACACCCTGATTTCCCCCATGATGCTGCGCGCCGCAGACGCGGCAGCCATCAAACCTACGGCCGACCTGGGCACTCCCCTGCTGCTGACCATCGCTGCGGCGGGCGTCGTCCTGCTGCTGGTCATGATCGTCCGGTTTAAGATCCATGCCTTTGTGGCGTTGCTGACCGTCAGCATTCTGGTGGCCGTGGCGGCACGGATCCCGCTGCAGGACATCTTCACTGTGGTGTCCACCGGAGTCGGCGGCACCATGGGGAAAGTGGCCCTGCTCATCGCGCTCGGCGCTATTTTGGGCCGAATGATCGAAGTCTCCGGTGGAGTCCAGTCCCTTGCCGACCACTTCACCGCAAAGTTGGGGCCCACCCGGGTGGCCATAGCGTTGACCATTGTGGGCTTCCTCGTAGCCATCCCTGTCTTCTTTGAGGTTGGCGTTATTGTCCTGGTGCCGGTGGTCTACGCGTTCGCGAAGATCGCCAACGTGCACCCAGTCAAGTTCGGCCTGCCTATGGCCGGCATCATGCTGGCCATCCATGTCGCTGTTCCGCCGCACCCGGGCATTGTGGCCGGAGCCGGTGTGCTCGGCGCCGACGTTGGCCTGATCATGATCATCTCGCTGTTGATCTGCGTTCCCTTGGGATTCCTGTCCTACTGGGTTTCAGCCCTTCTGAACCGCAGGAGTTACGAGCTTCTTCCTGGCGTCAAAAGGATTGTCGATGAATTCGGCAGCCCGGAAACACTCATCGCCTCGCACAAGGGCAGCCAGGCCCCTCCCCGCCCGCGCTTGATCATCGGCTTGGTCGCCGCCCCCATAGTGCTGATTCTGCTCGGCACTGTGGGCACCTTGACGATTTCAAAGGAATCTTTTTGGTATGGCTTCTCCGCGTTCATCGGCAATCCGTTCTTCGCCCTTTTGGTGGCAGTGGGCCTGTCGTTCTTCACACTGGCTGTGCGGCGGGGCTGGTCCCTGCAGGAAACCAGCGATGTGTTTGAAGGTGCGCTGCCTCCCATTGCTTCCATCCTCATGATCGTTGCCGGTGGCGGGATCTTCGGCACCGTGCTGCAGGTGAGCGGCATCGGTGCAGCACTGTCCAAGACCCTGGATGGCTGGGGACTGCCCATCCTCCTTCTGGGTTTCATTATTTCCTTGATTCTGCGGGCTGCACAGGGCTCAGCCACCGTTGCCATCGTCACCACAACGGGACTGCTCTCATCCGCCATTTTGGCCGGCGGCTACACCCCGGCACAGATTGCTGTCATCACCATCGCAATCGGCTTTGGCTCCCTTGGGCTCTCCCACGTGACGGACGCCGGATTCTGGGTGGTCGTCCGATATTACGGCCTGACGGTGGCCGACGGTTTGAGGACTTGGACGGTGCTGACCACGCTTTTGGGTGCCGCCGGATTTATTTTGACATTTGTGGCATGGATTCTAGTTGGAGGTTTGGCAACATAA
- a CDS encoding triose-phosphate isomerase family protein: MTPPHLSGKYRAESQMYIGVSTKMYMGYGASLSWLRNLRHEVDSRPGLAAGRVVPFVIPTFPVLPAAGEIIAGTPLVLGAQNAGWADGPWTGEVAPSMLAELGVGLVELGHAERRRHFAEDDDMVARKVAAAVAAGIRPLLCVGEPEYSTPAAAAQFVYEQVAAAVEGSWQDAKSMIIAYEPVWAIGAPEPADATYISNVLHALRGLLARHGLAELPIIYGGSAKPGLLPELKHVSGLFLGRFAHDAANFGAVLDEALALQQG; encoded by the coding sequence ATGACGCCTCCCCACCTCTCCGGCAAGTATCGGGCAGAATCTCAGATGTACATCGGAGTGAGCACCAAAATGTACATGGGATACGGTGCCAGCCTGAGCTGGTTGCGGAACTTGCGCCATGAAGTGGACTCCCGCCCGGGCCTTGCGGCCGGGCGGGTTGTCCCGTTTGTCATCCCAACGTTTCCCGTACTCCCCGCCGCGGGGGAGATCATCGCTGGCACGCCGCTGGTCCTGGGGGCACAGAATGCGGGTTGGGCGGACGGCCCCTGGACAGGCGAAGTGGCCCCATCAATGCTTGCAGAGCTCGGAGTTGGTCTGGTGGAGCTGGGCCACGCCGAGCGGCGCAGGCATTTCGCCGAGGATGATGACATGGTGGCCCGAAAGGTGGCGGCTGCCGTGGCGGCAGGCATCAGGCCGCTGCTGTGTGTTGGGGAACCCGAGTATTCGACACCTGCGGCGGCGGCACAATTTGTTTATGAACAAGTTGCCGCGGCAGTGGAGGGAAGCTGGCAGGATGCGAAGTCAATGATCATTGCCTACGAACCGGTGTGGGCGATCGGGGCTCCGGAGCCAGCCGATGCAACGTACATCTCCAACGTTCTGCACGCCCTGCGTGGCCTGCTGGCAAGGCACGGACTGGCAGAACTGCCCATCATTTATGGCGGATCCGCCAAACCGGGGCTGCTGCCTGAACTAAAACACGTGTCGGGCCTGTTCCTGGGAAGATTCGCCCACGATGCGGCGAACTTCGGAGCGGTCCTGGACGAGGCACTGGCACTTCAGCAGGGCTGA
- a CDS encoding SDR family NAD(P)-dependent oxidoreductase, which yields MPRTTVITGASDGIGAAAAKMLAYPGDTLVLVGRSSSKTKAIADELDADYFLADFTELAQVRALAAALAEKYPRIDVLANNAGGIMGPREVTVDGHEKTFQVNHLAPFLLTTLLIEQLVAARATVINTSSGAHKAMSRFDIDDLDAEKHYGANAAYGNAKLANILFTKELHRRYGDHGVNAAAFHPGVVGSNFSAESTGMLRHVYGSMARQFMLSPAQGADTLVWLATTQPGEDWAPGEYYVRRKPARSSRQAKDRALALQLWEHSTAMVAGT from the coding sequence ATGCCACGTACAACAGTCATCACGGGTGCCAGCGACGGGATCGGGGCGGCCGCGGCAAAAATGTTGGCCTACCCCGGGGACACGCTCGTATTGGTGGGCCGTTCGTCGTCAAAAACCAAGGCCATTGCAGATGAGTTGGATGCCGACTACTTCCTGGCAGACTTCACGGAACTGGCCCAGGTGCGGGCGCTCGCTGCAGCCCTGGCGGAAAAGTATCCGCGCATTGACGTTCTTGCCAATAATGCAGGCGGCATCATGGGGCCTCGGGAGGTCACCGTTGACGGGCATGAAAAGACATTCCAGGTGAACCACTTGGCGCCGTTTCTGCTCACCACCTTGCTGATTGAGCAGTTGGTGGCGGCCCGGGCAACAGTCATCAACACCTCAAGCGGCGCCCACAAGGCCATGTCGAGGTTTGACATTGACGATCTCGACGCCGAAAAGCACTATGGCGCCAACGCAGCCTACGGCAATGCGAAGCTGGCCAACATCCTGTTTACGAAGGAACTGCACCGCCGGTACGGAGACCATGGCGTCAACGCGGCGGCGTTCCATCCCGGTGTGGTGGGCAGCAACTTCTCTGCAGAGTCCACCGGCATGCTCAGGCACGTCTATGGCAGTATGGCCCGGCAATTCATGCTGTCCCCGGCCCAAGGAGCGGACACGCTAGTCTGGCTGGCAACAACCCAGCCCGGAGAAGACTGGGCGCCCGGGGAATATTATGTCCGGCGCAAGCCGGCCAGATCCAGCCGGCAGGCCAAGGACCGAGCACTGGCCCTCCAATTATGGGAACACAGTACCGCCATGGTGGCCGGCACCTGA
- a CDS encoding MFS transporter translates to MAALTQHDTTALESPALKSAIKKATYRLMPMLVILYIVAFLDRTNVGFAEAALEMDRGITAGAYALGAGIFFIGYAIFEIPSNLMMKKVGAKIWLARIAITWGIVSACFAFVQGDGSFIALRFLLGVTEAGLFPGVIMYLAEWFPNKHRVKMFAIFYLAQPFSQVIGSPLSGWLINIGDQVPGIHGWQVMFFVEGSLAIVAGIFAFFVLIDGPQKAKWLRQEEKDALTAAMEQEDALKKESGPSGVMAALTNGRVWYFTIIYFCLQIAVYGVTFYLPQQVAQLTGQKVGLAVGLLAAVPWFFGMFACYFIGRYASTVIRRRVLGTWLFVSTGLCILGSAWAGANNLPAMGILFITLAVCSFLSIGPIAWSYPTAFLTGTAAAAGIGLINSLGNLGGFVAPIMRTSVNETFASESGAMGLVALGILPFVAALMMWGTRRFKSKADDLLDT, encoded by the coding sequence CCAGCACTGAAATCAGCAATCAAAAAGGCGACCTACCGGCTCATGCCGATGCTGGTCATTCTGTACATCGTCGCATTCCTGGACCGCACCAACGTCGGCTTCGCTGAAGCTGCATTGGAAATGGACCGCGGCATTACCGCCGGAGCTTACGCTCTCGGTGCCGGTATCTTCTTCATCGGTTACGCAATCTTTGAAATCCCCAGCAACTTGATGATGAAGAAGGTGGGCGCCAAGATTTGGCTGGCCCGCATTGCCATCACGTGGGGCATCGTCTCTGCGTGTTTCGCATTCGTCCAGGGTGACGGCTCCTTCATCGCACTGCGCTTCCTGCTCGGTGTGACCGAAGCCGGGCTGTTCCCCGGCGTCATCATGTACCTTGCCGAATGGTTCCCGAACAAGCACCGCGTGAAGATGTTCGCCATCTTCTACCTGGCACAGCCGTTCTCCCAAGTCATCGGTTCACCGTTGTCCGGTTGGCTCATCAACATTGGTGACCAGGTACCCGGCATTCACGGCTGGCAAGTCATGTTCTTCGTTGAAGGTTCTCTGGCGATCGTTGCCGGCATCTTCGCGTTCTTCGTACTTATCGACGGGCCGCAGAAGGCCAAGTGGCTCCGCCAGGAAGAGAAGGACGCGCTCACGGCGGCAATGGAGCAAGAAGACGCGCTCAAGAAGGAATCCGGCCCTTCAGGTGTCATGGCAGCGTTGACCAATGGCCGTGTCTGGTACTTCACCATCATCTACTTCTGCCTGCAGATCGCCGTCTACGGCGTCACCTTCTACCTGCCGCAGCAGGTGGCGCAACTGACGGGCCAGAAGGTCGGCCTGGCAGTTGGGTTGCTCGCAGCCGTGCCGTGGTTCTTCGGCATGTTTGCCTGCTACTTCATCGGCAGGTACGCATCCACGGTGATCCGCCGCCGCGTGTTGGGCACATGGCTGTTTGTTTCCACCGGGCTGTGCATTCTCGGATCGGCATGGGCTGGTGCAAACAACCTCCCGGCCATGGGTATCCTGTTCATCACCCTGGCCGTGTGCAGCTTCCTGTCCATCGGCCCCATCGCATGGTCCTACCCGACGGCGTTCCTTACCGGAACGGCGGCCGCCGCCGGCATCGGTCTGATCAACTCATTGGGCAACCTGGGCGGATTCGTGGCACCAATCATGCGCACCTCGGTCAACGAGACATTTGCCTCCGAATCGGGGGCGATGGGCCTCGTCGCGCTTGGCATCTTGCCGTTCGTGGCAGCACTGATGATGTGGGGCACCCGCCGCTTCAAGAGCAAGGCAGACGACCTCCTCGACACGTAG
- a CDS encoding class II fructose-bisphosphate aldolase has product MRTRLDTLVNGALVDGAAVPAFTCYDFTTALAVVEAAEAMEHGVILLVAPKTAAAPSGPRFIAALRGLADSATVPVAVQLDHATSIQAITAGLAAGADSVLADGSALDFEDNIAFVKAVREAIADPAIVVEAELGGLAGNEDQAFALEAAGLTDASQVADFVARSGANLLAVAVGNVHGKYAGEPKLHWDLLDLIAVESPIPLVLHGASGIPAADLAKAPLAGIGKVNFNTELRTGVLRLLESETGSHRAAGENLLGLLGLWQGNVVEFTTGTLKMLRSQRYS; this is encoded by the coding sequence ATGAGAACTCGTTTGGATACCCTGGTTAACGGTGCATTGGTTGACGGTGCGGCAGTACCAGCGTTCACCTGTTATGACTTCACGACCGCGCTGGCAGTCGTTGAAGCCGCGGAAGCCATGGAACACGGGGTGATCCTGTTGGTTGCGCCCAAAACCGCCGCCGCCCCGTCCGGGCCGCGTTTCATTGCCGCCCTCCGGGGTCTGGCTGATTCAGCGACCGTGCCCGTGGCAGTGCAGCTTGACCACGCCACCAGCATCCAGGCCATCACCGCCGGTCTCGCCGCCGGGGCAGATTCGGTGCTGGCCGACGGATCAGCACTCGATTTTGAGGACAACATTGCGTTCGTCAAAGCCGTGCGGGAAGCCATCGCCGATCCGGCAATCGTGGTGGAAGCGGAGCTCGGCGGGCTGGCCGGCAACGAAGACCAGGCCTTCGCCTTGGAAGCGGCCGGGCTGACCGATGCCAGCCAGGTTGCAGACTTCGTGGCACGTTCCGGAGCCAACCTTTTGGCGGTCGCCGTCGGCAATGTCCACGGAAAGTACGCCGGCGAGCCGAAACTGCACTGGGATCTGCTGGACCTGATAGCTGTGGAGTCGCCCATCCCCCTCGTGTTGCACGGCGCCTCAGGCATTCCGGCAGCTGACCTGGCAAAGGCCCCCTTGGCCGGGATCGGTAAGGTGAACTTCAACACCGAGCTGCGCACAGGAGTTCTGCGCCTGCTCGAGTCGGAAACCGGCTCACACCGGGCAGCCGGAGAAAACCTACTTGGCCTGTTGGGTTTGTGGCAGGGCAACGTCGTCGAATTCACCACCGGCACCCTGAAAATGCTCCGGTCACAGCGCTACAGCTAG